One segment of Vagococcus martis DNA contains the following:
- the leuB gene encoding 3-isopropylmalate dehydrogenase: MTKITVLKGDGIGPEIMDAGLDILSVFKENGLFNYEVSEELVGGAAIDAVGKPLPEKTVESCQSSDAILLGAIGGPKWDHCKERPEAGLLALRKQLSLYANIRPIQVSEELVHLSPIKEDIITGTDFVIVRELTGGIYFGEPRELNEEDALDTCIYTKEEIERIMRAAFELAQTRRKKVTSVDKSNVLATSKLWRQVAIEVSKDYPNVTLEHQLVDSCAMVMITKPKEFDVIVTENMFGDILSDEASVLTGSLGVLASSSLSKTGIHLFEPIHGSAPDIAGQNMANPLSMIYSVSMMLRDSFKQYKLADMVDEAVRQVMKKGIMTKDLGGSYSTTDVTQHIRQELIEIIGG, encoded by the coding sequence TAGATATTTTATCAGTGTTTAAAGAAAATGGCTTGTTTAATTATGAAGTATCTGAGGAATTAGTAGGTGGTGCTGCGATTGATGCAGTTGGGAAACCACTTCCTGAAAAAACAGTTGAAAGTTGTCAATCATCAGATGCGATTTTACTAGGAGCTATTGGTGGACCAAAGTGGGACCATTGTAAGGAACGACCAGAAGCCGGACTTTTAGCACTTAGAAAACAATTATCGTTGTATGCTAATATTCGTCCAATTCAAGTTTCAGAAGAACTTGTTCATTTATCACCTATTAAAGAAGATATAATTACAGGTACGGATTTTGTGATTGTTCGTGAGTTGACTGGAGGTATTTATTTTGGTGAACCACGCGAATTAAATGAAGAGGATGCGTTAGATACATGCATTTATACAAAAGAAGAGATTGAGCGTATCATGCGTGCAGCATTTGAATTAGCTCAAACAAGACGAAAAAAAGTCACATCGGTTGATAAATCAAATGTACTAGCAACAAGCAAATTGTGGCGTCAGGTGGCAATTGAGGTGAGTAAAGATTATCCAAATGTGACACTAGAACATCAATTAGTGGATTCTTGTGCGATGGTGATGATTACGAAACCAAAAGAATTTGATGTTATCGTGACTGAAAATATGTTTGGCGATATTTTAAGTGATGAAGCTTCAGTGTTAACTGGAAGTTTAGGAGTATTAGCTAGTTCTAGTTTATCTAAAACAGGTATTCATTTATTTGAGCCAATTCATGGTTCAGCGCCAGATATCGCTGGTCAAAATATGGCAAATCCATTATCGATGATTTATTCAGTGTCGATGATGTTACGAGATAGTTTTAAACAATATAAATTGGCTGACATGGTGGATGAAGCAGTTAGACAAGTGATGAAAAAAGGTATTATGACAAAAGATTTAGGTGGAAGTTATTCAACAACTGATGTCACTCAACACATTCGTCAGGAATTGATAGAAATTATAGGAGGTTAA
- the leuC gene encoding 3-isopropylmalate dehydratase large subunit, translated as MKTTLFDKVWNKHVVAGNAGEPQLLYIDLHLIHEVTSPQAFEGLRLANRPLRRPDLTFGTMDHNVPTKDIYNISDLVAKKQIEALEKNCAEFNVSLFGNGHDKQGIVHMIGPETGVTQPGKTIVCGDSHTATHGAFGAIAFGIGTSEVEHVFATQTLWQTKPKNMGVKITGDLQKGVYAKDIILYLISKYGVDFGTGYAVEYYGSTIEGLTMEERMSICNMSIEGGAKMGMVAPDDTTFDYVKGREFAPKNWDQAIEEWRTLKTDDESCFDRIIEIDAKDIAPQVSWGTNPGMCVSVDEAFPEIKDENDTRAYDYMDLKPGGYAKDIELGYVFIGSCTNGRLSDLEEAAKIVKGKKIHDGITGIVVPGSRPVKKAAEKIGLDKIFEEAGFEWREPGCSMCLGMNPDQVPTGVHCASTSNRNFEGRQGKGARTHLCSPAMAATAAINGHFVDIREEMA; from the coding sequence ATGAAAACAACACTATTTGATAAAGTATGGAACAAGCATGTCGTTGCAGGAAACGCTGGTGAACCTCAATTGTTATACATTGACCTTCACTTGATTCATGAAGTGACGTCACCTCAAGCATTTGAAGGATTAAGACTTGCTAATCGTCCACTTAGACGTCCGGATTTAACGTTTGGAACAATGGATCATAATGTTCCCACAAAAGACATTTACAATATTTCTGATTTAGTTGCAAAAAAACAAATTGAAGCACTTGAAAAAAATTGTGCTGAGTTTAATGTGTCATTATTTGGTAATGGACATGATAAACAAGGTATCGTTCACATGATTGGACCAGAAACTGGCGTGACACAACCTGGTAAAACCATTGTTTGTGGTGACTCTCATACAGCGACTCATGGAGCATTTGGTGCGATTGCATTTGGTATTGGGACCAGTGAGGTAGAACATGTATTTGCAACACAAACATTATGGCAAACAAAACCTAAAAATATGGGTGTTAAAATTACTGGTGATTTGCAAAAAGGTGTTTATGCCAAAGATATTATTTTGTATTTGATTTCAAAATACGGAGTAGACTTTGGTACTGGATACGCAGTGGAATATTATGGTTCAACGATTGAAGGATTAACAATGGAAGAACGTATGAGTATTTGTAACATGTCCATTGAAGGTGGTGCGAAAATGGGGATGGTCGCGCCTGATGATACAACATTTGATTATGTAAAGGGTCGTGAGTTTGCACCAAAAAATTGGGATCAAGCTATTGAAGAATGGCGGACATTAAAAACAGATGATGAGTCATGTTTTGACAGAATTATTGAAATTGATGCTAAAGACATTGCTCCTCAAGTAAGCTGGGGAACGAATCCAGGTATGTGTGTATCTGTTGATGAAGCTTTCCCAGAAATTAAAGATGAAAATGACACAAGAGCCTACGATTACATGGACCTAAAACCAGGTGGGTATGCTAAAGATATTGAGTTGGGTTATGTATTTATCGGCTCATGCACAAATGGTCGCTTATCTGATTTGGAGGAAGCAGCAAAAATTGTCAAAGGCAAAAAAATTCATGATGGGATTACTGGGATTGTCGTTCCAGGATCACGTCCAGTGAAAAAAGCAGCTGAAAAAATTGGTTTAGATAAAATATTTGAAGAAGCTGGATTTGAGTGGCGTGAACCGGGATGTTCTATGTGTTTGGGAATGAATCCTGACCAAGTCCCAACCGGTGTTCATTGTGCTTCAACATCTAACAGAAATTTTGAAGGACGACAAGGGAAAGGTGCGAGAACACATCTTTGCAGTCCAGCAATGGCGGCTACAGCTGCAATAAATGGTCATTTTGTTGATATTAGAGAGGAGATGGCATAA
- the leuD gene encoding 3-isopropylmalate dehydratase small subunit: MEAINHYEGYVVPILNDNIDTDQIIPKNFLKRIEKTGFGQFLFDEWRYLDNRDENPDFILNNEEYKNATILLTGDNFGCGSSREHAVWALDDYGFRVIIAGGYSDIFYMNSINNGLLPIILPKEEREKIAKVKATDTIKIELDNQLIKVGDESIHFDIDKKWRDKLISGLDEIDETMAYKDQILAYEKVQGI; encoded by the coding sequence ATGGAAGCAATCAATCATTATGAGGGATATGTTGTGCCGATATTAAATGATAATATTGATACAGACCAAATTATTCCGAAAAACTTTTTAAAACGAATCGAAAAAACAGGGTTTGGTCAGTTTTTATTTGATGAATGGCGTTATTTAGATAACCGTGATGAAAACCCTGACTTTATTCTAAATAATGAAGAATATAAAAATGCAACGATTTTACTAACAGGTGATAACTTTGGGTGTGGATCATCTCGTGAACACGCGGTATGGGCATTAGATGATTACGGATTTCGTGTGATTATTGCGGGTGGATATAGTGATATTTTCTACATGAATTCTATTAACAATGGATTACTACCAATTATCTTACCAAAAGAAGAACGAGAAAAAATTGCAAAAGTAAAAGCAACTGATACAATTAAAATTGAGTTGGACAATCAATTAATCAAAGTAGGAGATGAATCGATTCACTTTGATATTGATAAAAAATGGCGTGATAAATTAATTAGCGGTTTAGATGAAATTGATGAAACAATGGCTTATAAAGACCAAATTTTGGCTTATGAAAAAGTACAGGGCATTTAA